The region GAAGGTTTCATCATCTTGTCTGTAAATTTTGTTTAACTCTACATAAACCGGTTTATATTGTCGCAAAACAAGTGCATCAAAAAAATACGGACTGTTATAATACCTTTGTAATAATTGCCATTCTTCTTCTTTCACTACAGGAGGCAGCTGTAATAAATCACCAATAAACAGAATTTGTAATCCGCCAAAAGGAGAATTATAATTTCTGCGCACACTTCGTAAAATAACATCAATGGCATCCAATAAATCCGAACGAAGCATACTAACTTCATCAATAATCAGTAATTCTATTTCGCGGAGAAGATTCCGTTTTACAGAATTTAACTGCAGCTCCTTTAATAGAGAATTTTTGTCGTTTACTTTTATGTATTGTGACAATCCGCCTGCAGGTAAGGGTCCGGGAACGAAAGCACCAAAAGGAAGTTGGAAAAGTGAATGCAAAGTAACACCACCTGCATTAATCGCAGCAATACCGGTTGGTGCAGCCACCACACATTTCTTGTGCGTACTGCCAACAATATGTTTTAAAAATGTTGTTTTTCCTGTTCCTGCTTTTCCGGTTAAAAAAACATTCTTATTGGTTCGGTTAATAAATGCTGCTGCTATTTCGGCCGGACTCTTCTCTACACTTTCCATAATTAGTGTAAAGGTATAGAATACTTAAGCAGAAATTCCAAATTTTGTTTTTGAAATTTTTATTTATATTGATTAAAATTTTATAGAACTGTTATCGAAAAATAGAGAACTCTTGGTTCAATTATTTATGAATAAAGGTCATTAGGTATTCAAACTCGACCGGCTTACTGAGTAATTCAACATTTTTTATATCATCAATTTCCTTTAATGTACTTTCATAGGAATTACCTGTTGTGAAAATAATTGGGCAATTAACTCCTGACTTTCGAATATTGAACCCTGCTTCAATTCCACTTGTATGATTTTTTAAATGAACATCCAAGATAATTAAATCGGGGTGCCATGAGTTTGCCATAAACTCGGCATCCGGAGCACTTGTTACACTGTGTACTTCAAAACCGCGTTTTTCCAATTGCATTCTTAACACTTTTGCAATCAGCAATTCATCTTCCGCCAAAAGTATTTTCTTGATACTAGCCATTAAGTGGGATACTGATTTTATATTTTGGTGGCGCAAAACTTACCAATTCGATAGAGCCATTTAATTGCTCGGCAAAAGTATGAATTAAAGTAAGTCCTGTAGTATTAGAGTTTTTGAAATCGATGTGATTCGGAAATTCACCCTTGCAATCGCAATATTCCAAATCCAAAAACTGATCACTCACTTTTGAAACTATTGTTGTTTTACCATCGTCGGCATTTTTAAAAGAATGCTTGAATGAATTCATCATTATTTCATTAAGCATTAGACCTAACGGCATCGCGCGCACAATATCCATTTTCACATCCGCTCCCTTAAGTTCAAGTTGAATATTATCATTTACACTTACGTGTTTAAACAGTTCTTTAATATAATCCATTAGGCTAATATCCTGAAACGATTCATTCTTATAAAGCAACTCATGTATTAATGCTGTTGATTTAATGCGTTTACGGCTATAACTTAAAGCTTCACGTGCCTCTGAATTATTGATATTCATCTCTTGCAACTGTAGCATACTTGATACCATCGCCAAATTATTTTTTATGCGGTGATGAATTTCTGCCAATAAAACTTCTTTCTCTTTTAAAGCACGCTTAATTTCCGTTTCTTGTTTTACACGATTCGTTATATCTTTTGAAAATACACTAATTCCGGTTACATTTTTATTTGCATCGAATATTGGATGATAATTTGTTTCATTATACACCAAACCAATGGAAGTATTAAAACTCTGAACCTCGTAATGCGACTCTCCCTTCTCAATTCGTTTATAAATGTTTTTTAAATGTTGATGTGAAGACGGTTCAACGAAGGAGAAAACACTCATTCCAATTTCCGGATCCATTTTATACCCACGATTAACCAACTGTACAAAAACACTATTAAATTCTGTTAGATTATAATTTAAGTCGATGGAGCAAATAATATCGTTTGTATTATTAATAATAGCTTTAAGCTTTTCTCCCTTCTCAAATATTTCAATTTCCTTTAACTTACTATTGGTAATGTTTTCGGCGAGCAACATTAAGCTGGCAACAGAGTTATTGGGTCCCGGTAAAATAGAAATATAGGTGCGATACCAGGCTTTACCTTGCGCTGATTGTCCTACCGATTCAAATACTTGTGTTACATGAGAACGTTTTGCCTCCTCAAATTTTTGACGATATAATTTGGCGTATTCAGGCCACACAAATTCATACACCTCGCGACCAATTACACTTTCCAAAGTAAAACCCGGCTCCAACTTATTAATATATTGAATCCTGTAAGTATCCGGATCAATAACAATTAAAATATGAGGCACCGTTTCGGCAAGTCTGCGAAAATAACTATCGTTAGCCACATACTTAAGGCCTTCCAAGTATTTCTCTATTTCACTCTCTTGCATCAGCATGCTTTTATCAAATTTATAAAAAGCTATAGGCTATACAAGGCTAATTCGACTAATCCGCTATATTATATACTAATTCAATTCATGTCCCTTCCAATAAGCGATTTTGAACGATTAATGCTATATTTAATTTTTATTTCCTAAAATCTAAAATGAATCAGGCACCCGACCCCACTATACTATTAAGTCTTGTAAAAAGCCAAATGCCATTTGGGAAACATAAAGGCAGACTGCTTTGTGATTTACCTGTAAGCTATTTAGAGTGGTTCGCACGCGAAGGATTTCCGCAGGGTAAACTAGGCATGCAATTACAAACTATCTACGAAATTAAACTAAACGGATTAGAAGATTTGCTTAAACCATTGAAGAATAAGTAATGTCAATACAAAACATACTTCAAATTTGCTATATATGGATGGGTATTGCAATTCTGGTACACATCACCATGTTTTTTGTAACGGCGCCCTTCGGAAGACACACCACTACCAAATGGGGATTTAGCATCAATAATAAATTAGGTTGGATTATTATGGAGATGCCATCACTTAGTATTATGATTTACTTTCTAATTTATGGTACTTACTCACTAACTAATTACAGTTGGATTTTATTTTTACTCTGGATTCTTCATTACACGCATCGCACGCTTATTTATCCTTTCCGGATTAAATCAACACCAAAAAAAATGCCACTACTGATTGTTTTAAATGCAATTCTATTTAACTTAATGAATGCGGGACTCAATGGTTATTTTTTAGCGGAACTTTCAGATGGGCTTTATAATGAAAAATGGTTATGCTCATTACATTTTTATTTTGGACTATTCTTATTTATTATTGGTGCGTACATTAATCTTAAATCAGATTCGATTTTAATACACTTAAGAAAACCGGGAGAAACAGGTTATAAAATTCCGGTCGGTTTTTTATTTAAATACATTTCTTCACCCAATCTATTTGGTGAAATAATTGAATGGATTGGCTTTGCCATCATGGCCTGGAATATACCCGCGCTAACATTTGCTGTTTGGACATACGCTAATTTAGTGCCGCGTGCAAAGAACCATCATGATTGGTACAAAAAGCATTTTGAAGATTACCCTGACGAAAGAAAAATTGTGTTCCCCTTTATATTTTAATACCAATTACACAAATATCATCTACTTGCTCAAGAGGTCCTTTCCAATTATCAAACTCTTCTTCCAACTTTGCTTGCTGTTGTTGTAAAGGTAAAACTGAAATGCTTTTCATTAACTCGACTAATTGGTGGTACTTAAATTTTTTACCGCTCGGGCCACCAAACTGATCGGCGTAGCCATCAGTGAAAATGTACACGCAATCATTTGTTTCTAAAGCAATATTATGTGTTGTATAGTCCGACGGATTATCCACTTTACCGATAGCTTGCTTATCGGGTTTAAACTGTAAAATTTCGCCTTTACGCACAATCCAAAGCGGATTATTAGCACCAGCCCATTGCAAGGATTTATTCTTTAAATCGAATAAACACAAACTAATATCCATTCCATCTTTTACATCCGTTTCACTACGTTCAAAAGTTTCCACCACCAATTCACGTGTTTTGTCTAAAACCTTACCCGGTTCAGAAATACTAAACTCATTTACTGCACGATTTAAGGCATTCGAACAAACCACACTCACCATCGCCCCCGGCACTCCATGTCCGGTACAATCCGCGGCAGCAATCATCACTTTACCTTTCAGCGCCTCCATCCAATAAAAATCACCGGCCACAATATCTTTTGGTTTATACAGAATGAAAGAATCCGGCAAATGCTGTGCAATTTCGTGGCGAGGAGGGAGAATAGCCTCCTGTAATCGTTTCGCATAGGAAATAGAAGAAAGTATTTCCTTCTGCTTTTCTTCAATGATAATTTTTTGCTCTTCTGTTTCTTTGTTCTTTGCTTCAATAATATTTTTCTGCTTACGAATAAAACGGAAACGATTATACATCACTCCGCCGGAAATGAGCATTAGTAAAATTCCACCGTACAAAGCTATTTTTTGAATTCTGTCCTTTTCTATCTGTGCTTCCTTAGCAAAAATCAAGGCGTCCTTCATACTTTGTTGCTCCGCGTTTCTTAAACTATCTGCTTCCGCCTTTTTCTCATAATAAAACTGAGCTTCCATTCTTGCAATTTCCGATTCATTCTTCATTTTATTCAAAGAGTCGGTTAACTCCATCGTTAATGAGCCGTATTTGTAAGCTTCTTTATGATTTTGTTTTTTATTGTAAGCGCTTGCCAAATATTTAACCGCCGCTAGGTGCGAATCTAAATCCTCTTGCTCTTTCGCCTCCCGCTCAGCTTGCGAAGCCAATACAATAACTTTTAACCAGTCTTCTGTTTTAATATAAACAGCGGCCAAATCTAATTTACACTTTGTAACCAGAGTAGTAATTTCATTTGCTACCGCAATTTTCAATGCTTTATTCAAATTTAAAATTGCCTCCGAATATTTATTCATATCCGAATACACGCTTCCAATATTGAGATAACCTGATGCTTGTCCGTGATAATCCTTTAAATGCTCATACATCTCAACCGCTTGCTCACCATACAAAAGAGCCTTATCAAACTGTTTCATATTGGTATAAATTACGCAGGTGTTATTTAAACTACTCGCCACACCTTCCAGATTACCCATTTCCTGTACCAGTTTCAAACATTTTAATTGATAGTCGAGCGCCACGTCGAATTTTTGCAATTCAATATAAATACTTCCAATATTTCCCAATGCGCCGGCCATGTTTGATTTATCGCCCAATTGCTCGAAAATCTTCATCCCCTTCTGATAATGCTCTACAGCTTTTGGATAAGCCGAACGAATTTGCAATGCAGCACCCATGGCGTTATAAGCCTTCGCCTCCCACTTTTTATTTTTGGCTTGTTGAGCAAGGTCTCTTTGCATTTCTGCGATCGCGTAAGTTGAATCCGGATTTTCGTACACAAATACCCAAGCGAGATCGTATAGAGTAGCCAAACGAATCGTGTCATGATTTTTTGCATTGTTAACTACTTTCCATAACGAATCAACGTTTTGCGACCTAACGAGAAAAGTCGTTAAATAAAGTGAAATTAAAAGTAGACTCCGAAACATTTAACAAGTAGAGACAGATTACTAATTTAATGATTTTTACCGAATTATGCTTTACTATTTTTCTCTTTTATATATATGATAATCTTAGCTTCCCAATCCATGTAAATAATTGAAACCAATACAAATGATTAAATTTTGTACCTTTAAAAAGTAAAATCATCCTATATGCACATCGAACAAATTTATACCGGTTGCTTAGCGCAAGGTGCTTACTATATACGTTCAGAAAATGAAGCCGCCATTATTGACCCACTTCGCGAAACAAAACCTTATACTTCCCGTGCCGAAAAGGACGGCGTAAAAATTAAATATATTTTTGAAACACACTTTCATGCCGATTTTGTTAGCGGGCATGTAGATTTGGCAAAAAAAACCGGCGCTAAAATTATTTTCGGACCTAACGCTACTACTTCCTACGAAAGTTATGTTGCAAAAGATGGTGAAGAATTTAAAATTGGTAAAATCACCATTAAGGTTTTACACACACCCGGTCATACACTTGAGTCAAGTACATTTTTATTGTTAGATGAAAACAAAAAGCCGCATTGTATTTTTAGCGGTGATACTTTATTTATTGGTGATGTAGGCCGTCCTGATTTA is a window of Bacteroidota bacterium DNA encoding:
- a CDS encoding response regulator, producing the protein MASIKKILLAEDELLIAKVLRMQLEKRGFEVHSVTSAPDAEFMANSWHPDLIILDVHLKNHTSGIEAGFNIRKSGVNCPIIFTTGNSYESTLKEIDDIKNVELLSKPVEFEYLMTFIHK
- a CDS encoding PAS domain S-box protein produces the protein MLMQESEIEKYLEGLKYVANDSYFRRLAETVPHILIVIDPDTYRIQYINKLEPGFTLESVIGREVYEFVWPEYAKLYRQKFEEAKRSHVTQVFESVGQSAQGKAWYRTYISILPGPNNSVASLMLLAENITNSKLKEIEIFEKGEKLKAIINNTNDIICSIDLNYNLTEFNSVFVQLVNRGYKMDPEIGMSVFSFVEPSSHQHLKNIYKRIEKGESHYEVQSFNTSIGLVYNETNYHPIFDANKNVTGISVFSKDITNRVKQETEIKRALKEKEVLLAEIHHRIKNNLAMVSSMLQLQEMNINNSEAREALSYSRKRIKSTALIHELLYKNESFQDISLMDYIKELFKHVSVNDNIQLELKGADVKMDIVRAMPLGLMLNEIMMNSFKHSFKNADDGKTTIVSKVSDQFLDLEYCDCKGEFPNHIDFKNSNTTGLTLIHTFAEQLNGSIELVSFAPPKYKISIPLNG
- a CDS encoding DUF3820 family protein — encoded protein: MNQAPDPTILLSLVKSQMPFGKHKGRLLCDLPVSYLEWFAREGFPQGKLGMQLQTIYEIKLNGLEDLLKPLKNK
- a CDS encoding DUF1295 domain-containing protein, producing the protein MSIQNILQICYIWMGIAILVHITMFFVTAPFGRHTTTKWGFSINNKLGWIIMEMPSLSIMIYFLIYGTYSLTNYSWILFLLWILHYTHRTLIYPFRIKSTPKKMPLLIVLNAILFNLMNAGLNGYFLAELSDGLYNEKWLCSLHFYFGLFLFIIGAYINLKSDSILIHLRKPGETGYKIPVGFLFKYISSPNLFGEIIEWIGFAIMAWNIPALTFAVWTYANLVPRAKNHHDWYKKHFEDYPDERKIVFPFIF
- a CDS encoding tetratricopeptide repeat protein produces the protein MFRSLLLISLYLTTFLVRSQNVDSLWKVVNNAKNHDTIRLATLYDLAWVFVYENPDSTYAIAEMQRDLAQQAKNKKWEAKAYNAMGAALQIRSAYPKAVEHYQKGMKIFEQLGDKSNMAGALGNIGSIYIELQKFDVALDYQLKCLKLVQEMGNLEGVASSLNNTCVIYTNMKQFDKALLYGEQAVEMYEHLKDYHGQASGYLNIGSVYSDMNKYSEAILNLNKALKIAVANEITTLVTKCKLDLAAVYIKTEDWLKVIVLASQAEREAKEQEDLDSHLAAVKYLASAYNKKQNHKEAYKYGSLTMELTDSLNKMKNESEIARMEAQFYYEKKAEADSLRNAEQQSMKDALIFAKEAQIEKDRIQKIALYGGILLMLISGGVMYNRFRFIRKQKNIIEAKNKETEEQKIIIEEKQKEILSSISYAKRLQEAILPPRHEIAQHLPDSFILYKPKDIVAGDFYWMEALKGKVMIAAADCTGHGVPGAMVSVVCSNALNRAVNEFSISEPGKVLDKTRELVVETFERSETDVKDGMDISLCLFDLKNKSLQWAGANNPLWIVRKGEILQFKPDKQAIGKVDNPSDYTTHNIALETNDCVYIFTDGYADQFGGPSGKKFKYHQLVELMKSISVLPLQQQQAKLEEEFDNWKGPLEQVDDICVIGIKI